The Streptococcus sp. 29896 genome includes a region encoding these proteins:
- a CDS encoding DUF1002 domain-containing protein gives MKSAQIGKVLLTPLVLSLGLSLAPAAQAAIQTDVINEKWGKPTLVYGGGLSDAQATEVNQLFGISTIENVNRQVVEGSDMDLYLGTSGAATSSLFSSVLVQKQDAGTGVVVDIKTPNNITLITETQYANAAITAGATDVLIDVASPIQVTGESALTGVYKALAANGETVDTARTEVAQQELETVNEVATAHTGDSNFDSSALDKAVAEIKTALADYKQSNGQVASESDLNTIINDVLANNGLENVITADEVSKLVTFAKAYQETSAIDSAEVAAQLNQFKQQAEQQISEAYKNLQDSGILEKIGAFFENLWKGLIGLFA, from the coding sequence ATGAAATCAGCACAGATTGGAAAAGTCCTCCTAACTCCTCTGGTTCTTAGTTTGGGTTTAAGTTTAGCACCTGCGGCCCAGGCAGCGATCCAGACAGATGTTATCAATGAAAAATGGGGCAAGCCCACCTTGGTTTATGGGGGAGGCTTGTCAGATGCTCAAGCGACAGAAGTCAATCAACTCTTCGGAATTTCCACGATTGAAAATGTGAACCGTCAAGTCGTCGAAGGCAGTGATATGGACCTGTACTTGGGAACATCTGGCGCTGCTACCTCATCCTTGTTCTCGTCAGTTCTGGTTCAAAAACAGGATGCGGGAACAGGTGTGGTGGTTGATATCAAGACTCCAAACAATATCACTTTGATAACAGAGACCCAGTATGCCAATGCAGCTATCACAGCTGGTGCGACGGATGTCTTGATTGATGTAGCTTCTCCGATTCAGGTAACGGGGGAGTCTGCTTTGACAGGTGTTTACAAGGCTCTTGCAGCCAATGGTGAAACAGTTGATACAGCCCGAACCGAAGTAGCTCAACAAGAGCTAGAGACAGTCAATGAAGTGGCGACGGCTCATACAGGTGACTCCAATTTTGATAGTTCAGCTTTGGATAAGGCGGTAGCGGAAATCAAGACTGCTCTTGCCGACTATAAACAGTCCAACGGTCAGGTAGCTTCCGAATCAGACCTCAATACTATTATTAACGATGTCTTGGCCAATAACGGTTTGGAAAATGTCATCACGGCGGATGAAGTTTCAAAATTAGTTACCTTTGCCAAAGCCTATCAGGAAACCTCTGCCATTGATTCGGCTGAGGTTGCTGCCCAGCTCAACCAGTTCAAGCAACAGGCGGAGCAACAAATTTCAGAAGCCTATAAGAATCTACAAGATTCAGGGATTTTAGAAAAAATCGGTGCCTTTTTTGAAAATCTATGGAAAGGCTTGATCGGTCTATTTGCATAA
- a CDS encoding bifunctional folylpolyglutamate synthase/dihydrofolate synthase gives MDYQEIRQWLSNRPASDLENGVARVSWLLERLDNPQLQVPTVHFVGTNGKGSTLNALQSILQSSGYTVGRFTSPSIIDFREQIVFEQEMISEEDFARIVTDLRPLIEDLDQTAGLDAISEFEIVVVAMFVYFAHNRCPDILLVEAGMGGLQDATNVLAPLAVVCPSIGLDHQAFLGETHAAIARHKVAVLRERVPFLYATDQPEVVAVFEEQARQLQSPTYAVGREIVLENSRAGFAVSSPFGRVEDLRLQMQGYHQEVNAALAVTTAQLLNPHFPKITNETISQGLSQAIWPGRLELIKPTLMIDGAHNNESIAVLTQLLEEKYANRDIEILFAAINTKPVDQMLSQLSQFGPVSVTTFDDFRAVQLEDYPSGYERVQTYQEWLEQADLDNPKKLYLITGSLYFITYVRKYILEEIL, from the coding sequence ATGGATTATCAAGAAATTAGGCAGTGGCTATCGAATCGCCCTGCATCAGATTTAGAAAACGGTGTTGCGCGTGTTAGCTGGCTCTTGGAACGCTTGGACAATCCCCAGCTTCAAGTGCCGACCGTTCACTTCGTAGGTACAAATGGCAAGGGTTCGACCTTGAATGCCTTACAGTCTATTTTACAGTCTTCGGGGTACACCGTCGGTCGCTTTACATCGCCGTCTATCATTGATTTTCGAGAGCAGATTGTCTTTGAGCAAGAGATGATTTCAGAGGAAGATTTTGCGAGGATTGTGACAGACTTGCGGCCTTTGATTGAGGACTTGGACCAGACGGCTGGACTGGATGCCATCTCGGAGTTTGAGATTGTAGTAGTGGCTATGTTTGTCTACTTTGCCCACAACCGGTGTCCCGACATTCTCTTGGTGGAGGCGGGCATGGGCGGTTTGCAGGATGCGACCAATGTCCTTGCTCCTTTGGCAGTAGTTTGCCCATCCATCGGCTTGGACCATCAGGCTTTTTTGGGAGAGACCCACGCCGCCATAGCCCGTCACAAGGTTGCTGTCTTGCGTGAGCGGGTTCCCTTCCTCTATGCGACCGACCAGCCAGAAGTGGTGGCAGTATTTGAGGAGCAGGCCCGTCAGCTTCAGAGTCCGACCTATGCGGTAGGGCGGGAGATTGTTTTGGAAAATAGCAGAGCAGGCTTTGCGGTTTCAAGCCCCTTCGGCCGAGTTGAGGATTTGAGGCTACAGATGCAGGGGTATCACCAAGAGGTCAACGCAGCCTTGGCAGTGACAACAGCTCAGCTTCTCAACCCTCATTTTCCAAAGATTACCAATGAAACCATCAGCCAGGGCTTGTCCCAAGCCATATGGCCAGGCCGCTTAGAATTGATCAAGCCTACACTTATGATTGACGGAGCCCACAATAATGAAAGTATCGCAGTCCTGACACAACTCTTGGAAGAAAAGTATGCGAACAGGGATATTGAAATCCTCTTTGCAGCTATCAATACTAAGCCAGTGGACCAGATGTTGTCCCAGCTTAGCCAATTTGGACCTGTTAGCGTGACGACTTTTGACGATTTCAGAGCGGTACAGTTAGAAGATTATCCGTCAGGTTATGAAAGAGTTCAGACCTATCAAGAGTGGTTGGAGCAGGCGGACTTGGACAATCCCAAAAAACTCTACCTGATTACAGGCTCATTGTATTTCATTACCTATGTGAGGAAGTACATTTTAGAGGAAATTTTATAG
- a CDS encoding thioredoxin family protein, with the protein MIYPKEYQEVATLLEDGQVTVFLFTASWCGDCHYIKPHLPAIEETFPAYRFVELDRDDFMPLAQEWAILGIPSFVVVKDGKEIGRFVDKNRKTKEQIIAFLQGLEA; encoded by the coding sequence ATGATTTACCCTAAAGAGTACCAAGAAGTAGCAACCTTATTAGAAGATGGACAAGTGACAGTCTTTCTTTTTACAGCCAGCTGGTGTGGGGATTGCCACTACATCAAGCCGCATTTGCCGGCGATTGAAGAGACATTTCCAGCCTATCGCTTTGTCGAGTTGGATCGAGATGATTTTATGCCACTAGCTCAGGAGTGGGCCATCTTAGGAATTCCAAGTTTTGTGGTGGTCAAAGATGGCAAGGAAATCGGTCGTTTTGTGGATAAAAACCGTAAGACCAAAGAACAAATCATAGCATTTTTGCAAGGTTTGGAAGCATAA
- the groES gene encoding co-chaperone GroES, which yields MLKPLGDRIVVKIKEKEQTVGGFVLAGASQEKTKEASVLAIGQGIRTLNGDLVAPAVAVGDTVLIDAHAGLEVKDGDQTVHIIREADILAIVE from the coding sequence ATGTTGAAACCATTGGGCGATCGTATCGTCGTAAAAATTAAAGAAAAAGAACAAACAGTTGGTGGCTTTGTCCTAGCAGGTGCAAGTCAAGAAAAGACAAAAGAAGCAAGTGTCCTAGCGATCGGACAAGGGATTCGTACCTTGAATGGGGACTTGGTTGCCCCAGCGGTAGCAGTTGGAGATACTGTTTTGATTGATGCTCATGCAGGATTGGAAGTCAAAGACGGAGACCAAACCGTTCACATCATCCGTGAAGCAGACATTTTGGCAATTGTAGAATAA
- the groL gene encoding chaperonin GroEL (60 kDa chaperone family; promotes refolding of misfolded polypeptides especially under stressful conditions; forms two stacked rings of heptamers to form a barrel-shaped 14mer; ends can be capped by GroES; misfolded proteins enter the barrel where they are refolded when GroES binds), translated as MAKEIKFAADARESMVRGVDILADTVKVTLGPKGRNVVLEKAYGSPLITNDGVTIAKEIELEDHFENMGAKLVSEVASKTNDIAGDGTTTATVLTQAIVREGLKNVTAGANPIGIRRGIEAAVVTAVEALKAQASPVSNKAEIAQVAAVSSRSEKVGEYISEAMERVGTDGVITIEESRGMETELDVVEGMQFDRGYLSQYMVTDNEKMVAELENPFILITDKKISHIQDILPLLESILQTNRPLLIIADDVDGEALPTLVLNKIRGTFNVVAVKAPGFGDRRKAMLEDIAILTGGTVITEDLGLDLKDATIEALGQAAKVVVDKDGTTIVEGAGNPEAIANRVAVIKSQIEGTTSEFDREKLQERLAKLSGGVAVIKVGAATETELKEMKLRIEDALNATRAAVEEGIVAGGGTALVNVIDSVAKLELTGDDETGRNIVLRALEEPVRQIAYNAGYEGSVIIDKLKNSELGTGFNAATGEWVNMIEAGIIDPVKVTRSALQNAASVASLILTTEAVVANKPEPAAPAMPQGMDGMGMGY; from the coding sequence ATGGCAAAAGAAATCAAATTTGCAGCAGATGCGCGTGAAAGTATGGTCCGTGGTGTCGATATTCTGGCGGATACAGTCAAAGTAACCTTGGGTCCAAAAGGTCGCAATGTTGTTTTGGAAAAGGCTTATGGCTCACCACTTATTACTAATGATGGTGTAACCATTGCTAAAGAAATCGAGTTGGAAGATCATTTTGAAAATATGGGTGCCAAGCTGGTATCCGAAGTGGCGTCAAAAACCAATGATATCGCTGGTGACGGTACAACAACTGCAACTGTTTTGACCCAGGCTATCGTACGTGAAGGCTTGAAAAACGTAACGGCAGGTGCCAATCCAATTGGTATCCGTCGTGGTATCGAAGCTGCGGTTGTAACGGCAGTTGAAGCATTGAAAGCACAAGCAAGTCCTGTATCCAATAAAGCTGAAATTGCTCAGGTAGCAGCCGTATCTTCACGTTCTGAAAAAGTTGGTGAGTACATTTCAGAAGCCATGGAGCGCGTGGGAACAGACGGCGTTATTACTATTGAAGAATCTCGCGGTATGGAGACAGAATTGGATGTGGTTGAAGGTATGCAGTTCGACCGTGGTTATCTGTCACAATACATGGTAACAGATAATGAGAAAATGGTGGCAGAACTTGAAAATCCATTTATCTTGATTACAGATAAGAAAATTTCTCATATCCAAGACATTTTGCCACTCTTGGAAAGCATTCTTCAGACCAACCGTCCGCTTTTGATTATTGCTGACGATGTGGATGGTGAAGCACTTCCTACCCTTGTTCTCAACAAGATTCGTGGTACGTTCAACGTTGTTGCTGTTAAGGCGCCAGGATTTGGTGACCGTCGTAAAGCTATGTTGGAAGATATCGCGATCTTGACAGGCGGTACAGTGATTACAGAAGACCTTGGTTTGGACTTGAAAGATGCGACTATTGAAGCCCTTGGTCAAGCTGCCAAGGTTGTGGTTGACAAGGATGGTACAACTATTGTTGAAGGTGCTGGCAATCCAGAAGCCATTGCCAACCGTGTCGCCGTAATCAAGTCACAAATTGAGGGAACAACTTCAGAATTTGACCGTGAAAAATTACAAGAGCGTTTGGCAAAATTGTCTGGCGGTGTCGCAGTGATTAAAGTAGGTGCCGCAACGGAAACTGAGTTGAAAGAAATGAAACTCCGTATCGAAGATGCCCTCAACGCAACACGTGCCGCAGTTGAAGAAGGAATCGTTGCTGGTGGTGGTACAGCTCTTGTCAATGTTATTGATAGCGTAGCCAAGCTTGAATTGACCGGTGATGATGAAACAGGACGCAATATTGTCCTGCGCGCCTTGGAAGAACCAGTGCGTCAGATTGCCTATAACGCAGGTTATGAAGGTTCAGTTATCATTGATAAATTGAAGAATTCTGAGCTTGGAACAGGCTTTAATGCTGCGACAGGTGAGTGGGTCAACATGATTGAGGCAGGAATTATCGACCCTGTTAAGGTGACTCGTTCTGCTCTTCAAAATGCGGCTTCCGTAGCCAGCTTGATTTTGACGACAGAAGCAGTCGTTGCCAACAAGCCAGAACCAGCCGCTCCAGCTATGCCACAAGGTATGGATGGAATGGGTATGGGTTACTAA
- a CDS encoding DUF4651 domain-containing protein, translating into MKKKSMAWIAGVVSLASVLTATRFYNRARDKKEAQALKEVREQFEAMGPIGTVYVDQTKSSPDHLIGGVVMEDGRQFQFDYCHGQLQVEGGEK; encoded by the coding sequence ATGAAAAAGAAAAGTATGGCTTGGATTGCAGGTGTGGTTAGCTTGGCTAGTGTGTTGACAGCGACCAGATTTTACAATCGAGCAAGGGATAAAAAAGAAGCCCAGGCCTTGAAAGAGGTAAGGGAGCAATTTGAAGCTATGGGTCCAATTGGAACGGTCTATGTCGATCAAACCAAGTCCAGCCCAGACCATTTGATAGGAGGAGTGGTCATGGAGGATGGGCGTCAGTTCCAATTTGATTATTGCCATGGCCAACTACAAGTTGAAGGAGGGGAAAAATGA
- the rpsG gene encoding 30S ribosomal protein S7 gives MSRKNQAPKREVLPDPLYNSKLVTRLINRVMLDGKRGTAASIVYGAFDQIKEATGNDALEVFETAMENIMPVLEVRARRVGGSNYQVPVEVRPERRTTLGLRWLVTIARNRGEHTMIDRLAKEIMDAANNTGAAVKKREDTHKMAEANRAFAHFRW, from the coding sequence ATGAGTCGTAAAAATCAAGCGCCTAAGCGCGAAGTATTGCCAGATCCATTGTATAACTCAAAATTGGTAACTCGTTTGATCAACCGTGTTATGTTGGACGGTAAACGTGGTACTGCTGCATCAATCGTTTACGGTGCTTTTGACCAAATCAAAGAAGCAACTGGTAACGATGCACTTGAAGTATTTGAAACAGCAATGGAAAACATCATGCCTGTACTTGAAGTACGTGCACGTCGTGTTGGTGGTTCTAACTACCAAGTTCCAGTTGAAGTTCGTCCAGAGCGTCGTACAACACTTGGTCTTCGTTGGTTGGTAACAATCGCTCGTAACCGTGGTGAGCACACTATGATCGATCGCCTTGCGAAAGAAATCATGGATGCAGCAAACAACACTGGTGCAGCTGTTAAGAAACGTGAAGATACTCACAAAATGGCAGAAGCAAACCGCGCATTCGCACACTTCCGCTGGTAA
- a CDS encoding acetate kinase produces MSKTIAINAGSSSLKWQLYQMPEETVLAKGIIERIGLKDSIVTVKFADQKAEQVLDIPDHVEAVKILLEDLLKHGIIADFSEITGVGHRVVAGGEIFKDSVVITDEVLKQIEDLSSLAPLHNPANAAGIKAFKDILPEVTSVAVFDTAFHATMPEVAYRYPLPNKFYHEHKVRKYGAHGTSHFYVSREAAKLLGKPLEETKVITAHIGNGISISAIDGGQSVDTSMGFTPLAGPMMGTRSGDIDPAIIPYLIENVDELKDAADVINVLNKQSGILGIAEISSDMREVEAGVEAGDEKCTLAFNMLVNRLQKFIGQYFAVLNGADALVFTAGIGENSVKVREAVVNGLTWFGMELDPEKNVFGYSGDISTVDSRVKVLVVPTDEELVIARDVERLK; encoded by the coding sequence ATGTCAAAAACAATCGCGATCAACGCAGGTAGTTCGAGTCTGAAATGGCAATTATATCAAATGCCAGAAGAAACAGTTCTTGCTAAAGGAATTATCGAGCGTATCGGTTTGAAAGATTCAATTGTTACTGTAAAATTTGCAGATCAAAAGGCTGAGCAAGTTTTAGATATTCCAGATCACGTTGAAGCAGTAAAAATTCTTTTGGAAGACTTATTGAAACACGGTATCATCGCGGACTTTTCTGAAATCACAGGTGTTGGTCACCGTGTGGTAGCTGGTGGTGAAATTTTCAAGGATTCAGTTGTCATTACGGATGAAGTGTTGAAGCAAATTGAAGACCTATCTAGCCTTGCACCACTTCACAACCCAGCTAATGCGGCGGGTATTAAGGCCTTCAAGGACATCTTGCCAGAAGTGACCAGTGTGGCTGTGTTTGATACGGCCTTCCACGCAACAATGCCAGAGGTTGCTTACCGCTACCCATTGCCAAACAAATTCTACCATGAACATAAGGTTCGTAAGTATGGTGCTCATGGAACATCTCATTTCTATGTTTCACGCGAAGCTGCTAAACTCTTGGGCAAACCATTGGAAGAAACGAAAGTCATTACAGCTCATATCGGAAATGGTATTTCGATTTCTGCTATTGATGGTGGTCAATCAGTAGATACCTCAATGGGCTTCACTCCGCTTGCAGGTCCAATGATGGGAACACGTTCTGGTGATATTGACCCAGCAATCATTCCTTACTTGATTGAAAATGTCGATGAGTTGAAAGATGCTGCGGATGTTATCAACGTTTTGAACAAACAGTCCGGCATTCTTGGTATTGCGGAGATTTCAAGTGATATGCGTGAGGTAGAAGCAGGTGTTGAAGCGGGTGATGAAAAATGCACCTTGGCCTTCAACATGTTGGTAAACCGTCTGCAAAAATTCATTGGTCAATACTTTGCTGTTTTGAATGGTGCAGATGCCCTCGTCTTCACAGCGGGTATTGGTGAAAACTCTGTGAAAGTCCGCGAGGCAGTAGTCAATGGCTTGACTTGGTTCGGTATGGAATTGGATCCAGAAAAGAACGTCTTCGGCTATAGCGGAGATATTTCAACAGTTGATTCCCGAGTGAAAGTCTTGGTGGTTCCAACTGATGAGGAATTGGTTATTGCGCGTGATGTAGAACGCCTAAAATAA
- a CDS encoding single-stranded DNA-binding protein, which translates to MYNKTILIGRLTAQPELTQTPNGKNLTRVTVAVNRRFKTENGEREADFLNVIFWGKLAETLVSYGSKGSLISIDGELRTRKYEKDGSNHYVTEILGNTFQLLESRAQRAMRENNAGEDLADLVLEEEELPF; encoded by the coding sequence ATGTACAATAAAACAATTTTAATCGGTCGTTTGACGGCCCAACCTGAACTCACTCAAACCCCTAACGGCAAAAATTTGACTCGTGTAACCGTCGCAGTTAATCGACGATTTAAGACAGAAAATGGTGAACGTGAGGCAGATTTTCTCAATGTTATTTTCTGGGGAAAACTGGCAGAAACACTAGTCTCCTATGGCAGCAAGGGCAGTCTGATTTCTATTGACGGTGAGTTGCGGACCCGTAAATATGAAAAAGACGGCAGCAACCACTATGTAACGGAAATCTTGGGCAATACCTTCCAGTTGCTCGAAAGCCGCGCTCAACGTGCCATGCGTGAAAACAATGCCGGTGAAGACTTGGCTGATCTGGTCTTGGAAGAGGAAGAATTGCCGTTTTAA
- the rpsL gene encoding 30S ribosomal protein S12: MPTINQLVRKPRKSKVEKSKSPALNVGYNSRKKVQTNVSSPQKRGVATRVGTMTPKKPNSALRKFARVRLSNLIEVTAYIPGIGHNLQEHSVVLLRGGRVKDLPGVRYHIVRGALDTAGVNDRKQGRSKYGTKRPKG; encoded by the coding sequence ATGCCTACAATTAACCAGTTGGTACGTAAACCACGTAAGTCTAAAGTAGAAAAATCTAAATCACCAGCTTTGAACGTTGGTTACAACAGCCGTAAAAAAGTTCAAACAAACGTTTCATCACCACAAAAACGCGGTGTTGCAACTCGTGTCGGAACAATGACACCTAAAAAACCTAACTCAGCCCTTCGTAAATTTGCTCGTGTACGTTTGAGCAACCTTATCGAAGTTACTGCTTACATCCCAGGTATCGGTCACAACTTGCAAGAGCACAGCGTTGTTCTTCTTCGTGGTGGACGTGTAAAAGACCTTCCAGGGGTACGTTACCATATCGTTCGTGGTGCGCTTGATACTGCAGGTGTAAACGATCGTAAGCAAGGCCGTTCTAAATACGGTACTAAACGTCCAAAAGGCTAA
- the pepA gene encoding glutamyl aminopeptidase, which translates to MTLFEKIQEVTELHGLPGFEGSVRDHIRQKITPHVDRIETDGLGGIFGIKDTSLQDAPRILVAAHMDEVGFMISTIKEDGTFRVVELGGWNPLVVSSQAFHLHLQDGRVIPAISGSVPPHLTRTSGGPSLPAIGDIIFDAGFTSKEEAWNFGVRPGDLLVPKNQTILTANGKNIISKAWDNRYGVLMVTELLESLSGQALPNQLIAGANVQEEVGLRGAHASTTKFNPDIFLAVDCSPAGDIYGDQGKIGDGTLLRFYDPGHIMLKNMKDFLLTTAEEAGVKFQYYCGKGGTDAGAAHLKNQGVPSTTIGVCARYIHSHQTLYSMDDFLEAQAFLQAIVKKLDRSTVDLIKNY; encoded by the coding sequence ATGACATTATTTGAAAAAATCCAAGAAGTCACTGAATTACATGGACTGCCAGGTTTTGAAGGCTCTGTCCGTGACCATATCCGCCAAAAGATTACTCCTCATGTCGATCGGATTGAAACCGATGGATTGGGAGGCATTTTCGGTATCAAAGATACTAGCCTTCAAGATGCCCCACGCATCCTGGTAGCTGCCCACATGGACGAGGTCGGCTTTATGATTAGCACAATCAAGGAAGACGGGACCTTCCGCGTTGTCGAGTTAGGCGGTTGGAATCCTCTTGTTGTTTCAAGCCAGGCTTTCCACCTCCACCTGCAAGATGGTCGCGTCATCCCAGCGATTTCAGGCTCAGTTCCCCCACACCTGACCCGAACCAGCGGTGGGCCCAGTCTCCCAGCAATCGGCGATATCATCTTTGATGCTGGCTTTACTTCGAAAGAGGAAGCTTGGAATTTCGGAGTACGTCCAGGTGACCTACTTGTTCCCAAAAACCAAACCATCTTAACAGCAAATGGCAAAAATATCATTTCCAAAGCCTGGGACAACCGCTACGGTGTCTTGATGGTGACCGAACTACTGGAAAGCCTATCCGGTCAAGCATTGCCAAACCAGTTGATTGCCGGTGCCAATGTTCAAGAAGAAGTTGGCCTGCGGGGAGCCCACGCTTCTACAACTAAGTTCAATCCAGATATTTTCCTTGCTGTTGATTGCTCGCCAGCTGGAGATATTTATGGCGACCAAGGAAAAATTGGTGACGGAACGCTACTTCGTTTCTACGACCCAGGTCATATCATGTTAAAAAACATGAAAGACTTCCTCTTAACGACTGCTGAGGAGGCTGGGGTGAAATTCCAATACTACTGCGGTAAAGGTGGAACAGATGCTGGTGCAGCTCACTTGAAAAATCAAGGTGTTCCATCAACAACCATCGGTGTCTGCGCTCGCTACATCCATTCACATCAAACTCTCTACAGCATGGATGACTTCTTAGAGGCCCAAGCCTTCTTGCAAGCTATCGTTAAAAAGTTAGACCGCTCAACGGTTGATTTGATTAAAAACTATTAA
- a CDS encoding folate family ECF transporter S component has translation MEKKIPKLTVQLLTAIAMTLALVMVVENYFSIRISETLQVQFTFIPNTILGAIAGPVWAAIFAAISDPVFVLFSGQTVLFTWILIEAVSAFIYGWFFYRKSLDTKNKADWLYVAGVVVLIQVVISFIMTPIALHFHFGTPWIALYSSRLIKAIFEIPLRIVVTMLVLPSLQKIPELAKLMGIK, from the coding sequence ATGGAAAAGAAGATTCCAAAACTAACAGTGCAGTTATTGACTGCTATTGCGATGACCCTTGCCTTGGTTATGGTTGTGGAGAACTATTTCTCCATTCGGATTTCAGAAACCTTGCAAGTCCAGTTTACCTTTATTCCCAATACTATTTTGGGAGCTATTGCAGGTCCAGTTTGGGCAGCGATCTTTGCGGCTATTTCAGACCCAGTCTTTGTCTTGTTTAGCGGGCAAACTGTCCTCTTCACTTGGATTTTGATTGAGGCGGTATCGGCTTTTATCTACGGCTGGTTCTTCTATCGAAAATCGCTAGACACCAAGAACAAGGCTGATTGGCTCTATGTTGCAGGGGTTGTTGTCTTGATTCAGGTTGTGATTTCCTTTATCATGACGCCTATCGCCCTCCATTTCCATTTTGGAACACCTTGGATTGCCTTGTATAGCAGTCGTTTGATTAAGGCTATTTTTGAAATTCCATTACGCATTGTCGTGACCATGCTTGTCTTGCCAAGTTTACAAAAAATACCTGAATTGGCCAAGTTAATGGGCATTAAATAA
- the ytpR gene encoding YtpR family tRNA-binding protein — MIFTYNREHVGDVLMVIVAEDKGQAIQFERKGQVARVFLEETGKTVAWNIFEASSLVEIAGNGQVFLTDEQVATLNAELEKEGFAETLVNDATPKFVVGQIVELVPHPDSDHLNICQVNVGDKTVQIVAGAPNAAQGLKTIVALPGAMMPSGSLIFPGKLRGEDSFGMMCSPRELALPNAPQVRGIIELDDSAVVGEAFDPAKHWKG, encoded by the coding sequence ATGATTTTTACATATAATAGAGAACACGTCGGTGATGTTCTCATGGTCATCGTAGCAGAAGACAAGGGGCAGGCTATCCAGTTTGAACGTAAGGGTCAAGTGGCGCGTGTTTTCCTAGAAGAAACAGGAAAAACAGTAGCCTGGAATATTTTTGAAGCATCAAGTTTGGTTGAGATTGCCGGAAATGGTCAGGTTTTCCTGACAGACGAGCAAGTTGCGACCTTGAATGCCGAATTGGAAAAAGAAGGTTTTGCAGAAACCTTGGTCAATGATGCGACACCGAAGTTTGTGGTCGGTCAGATTGTGGAATTGGTTCCTCATCCAGACAGCGACCACCTCAATATCTGTCAAGTCAATGTTGGTGACAAAACAGTGCAAATCGTAGCAGGTGCGCCAAATGCAGCCCAAGGCTTGAAAACCATTGTGGCTCTTCCAGGGGCAATGATGCCGAGCGGTAGCCTGATTTTCCCAGGGAAGTTGCGTGGTGAAGATAGCTTTGGTATGATGTGCAGTCCACGTGAATTGGCTCTGCCAAACGCACCACAAGTGCGTGGCATTATCGAATTGGACGACTCCGCAGTGGTCGGAGAAGCCTTTGATCCAGCCAAACACTGGAAGGGATAG